The Niallia circulans nucleotide sequence ACCAAAAATATATGGTGTTTTCATTCAACTAAGATCTGACCAATATGGAACAAGATCATCATTCTTTAAAAAAACTGGCCCGCTCCATATTTGGATTGGAGTCGTTGCGAACAACCACCTTTAATGTGAGTGGGTGGGATTCAAACGTATTATTTTTCGCACCAGGAACCACTTTAGAGTTACATTTCGAAATTAATTCAAATAAAAAACCTCATTTAGATTTAGTACAGAATCCGTACCGTATCAAAATGAGGTTTTTTATAATGAAATAATGAGTTGTCTCTATTATCGCTAATCATCAGTTGAATCCGCTTTCAAAATATATGTAACTCTCTTGATGTCACATAATTATTAACAGCACGGCTACAAACATACTCTGATGCGTATTCGACTTTAATAATTATACTTTGCCCACTAATAAGTGCGACTTCTCTCACTATTTCCAGCTGTTTGAATAAACTACTTGGTGGAAGAAGGATTTCTCCCTGATCAGGAATCAAAATAAGTGTCGGTATTAAAAACAAAGAACAATTTTCTTAGAGTAGCTCTATTTCAAGTTCCTTTAGAAAAATCTGTATCTTGGACCAATTCATCCAACTGTTCCTTCTATCACTTTATCAGTTTACAGGGAACATAATAATAGCACCTACACATAGTGCAAAAATACGGATTAGGTACATAGGTACTGTAAATAACCAGAACTGTGGTAGCTTATATTTACCCATCCCTAAAATCATGGCAGGCATACCATCGACTGGCATGTATCCGCCGTTCCAGCCAGAGATTACGACTGCAATTGCGGCAGCAGCAGGATTAAGTCCTAAACTAATGCTTGTTGCAATAGCGATTGGCGCAAAGATATAAACAGCACCCATATTGGAACCAGTAAAAGTAGCACAGGTACTAGTTAGAAGTGCAAAGATAAAGATAAGAATAAATGGGTGGATATCAGTACCCAATGATTTCGCTACAAAATCTCCAATCATAGCTGTAAATCCAGAGTTTGCCAGAGCGTCAGCAACACCGATAACACCAGCCATCATAAGGATCACAGGTGCACCCATATTATCTCGAACTTCCTTGAAGTCGAGTACATTGATTATTAGTAAGAATGCTCCTGCAAGTCCCGGGATTACATAGGCAGCATTGTCCAATACGTTCATAAGCATCATACCAACCACACTGACAATAAATGCAGCGATGGTGCAGTATTCTTTCCATTTAGGCATAGTCACAATCTCAGTCGTAACCGCCACTTCATCATATTCAGAATGTTCTGTAATCGAATGATCTGGTAGAAGACGATAAGCAACCAAACTCCATACCAAGAAACCAAGAGCCAAGATAAAATTCACTACAGCAAATTTTGACATTGATAGCCCGCCGGTATAACCAGCTGTTTCTAGTACACTGACAGTAACTCCATATAAAAGTGCTACATTGAAAGGAATCAGTGGATGATTAGTAGCGAATCCCAAAGGCATCATCAGTTTGGATGTAGGCATTTTTTTGTTGTAAGGGATTGTAGATATCAACGACAGAATTAGTACATAGTAACCAGTAGAACCAGTACCCGCTAAACTGGCACCAAGCATAACTACCACAAGTAAAAAAGCATAACTCTTATAGCCGCCCTTATTCACCAAAGCAAGCATAGATGACTGCACCCTACCTATCAAACTAGTCTTCATTAGTCCTGCCATAACAACCATAAAGCCAGCGACCATTATCACGCTTGGGTTCACGAAGCCTGCGAAAGCTTCCTGAACTGTAGACAGACCTGTGACTACTAGCAGAAGGGAGGCCAGGAGTGGTGGTGCGCCGAAGGCAAATTTGTCTGACATAATCATTACAATCATCAGGATCAAGATACCAAGGGCAAGAATCATTTCCGTTGTCATTTTTGTTTCTCCTCTCTCTTATGTATTGATAGTTTGCTAACATAATGAAAACTATCAAGGTCTTAGTGAACCTGAGCAGCTGTTGGGTTATTAATTCTACTCTCCATTCTTCGCACCACATTCTGCTAGGTGAAGTGAACGAATATATTTCTCACCTTTTAAGGGGATGAGCAGCATAAGCCTGTTGAATTATTCCATCAAAAGACTGCATCAAGTATGGATAGTTATTGGTCTACTTCTAAATTCCATAAATACCACACACTCATTCCATCCAGAGAACATTTTAAAACACTTAGCCACCATCCTAAAGACAGTGCAAATACAATTGGGTACTGCAATTCCATTTCATGCAACGTTGCCTAAAATTGGGTTAGATATGCATGTAGGATGATATGTAAGTAATTGCGCTAGGCCACTCTAAGGACGCAGCACACTGATGCTAGCGTTACGAATTGGCCGCGGTGTCTGTCTCCAAGGCTTGTACATGCCAAAGGCCTTGCTGTAATTAATACGATAATCATAATGTTTACGCTTACAAGAAACCAAAGGACCAATCACCAATCATTTTATGAACTGATCCTATACTATGTCTTTTATTTAATAGAAGAATAAAACTAAAGCCCGTTTTTAATAAATATTATAATTATGTGATTAATTTATTTCGCCAGATGTAGGATTATATACACCTTCATTTTCACGTTTTTCACCATAGATATCTTCAATTGAAAAACTGTTATATTTTACACATAGTCTATTCTTATATGCGTATACTAAATGTAAAAGCCCTTTTCCATCCTGATAGATTGTAGGATATTCAAATTGTGAATTATTTGTTTTATTCTCTGCTCCAATGTAACCTTCTGCATATTCAATTATTCGACCGATCGGCCAGGTATTTCCGCCATCTTCAGACACTGAGACTACTACCGGGTTTCTTAATCCAGGCCATGCTACTTTACCTTTTTCAGGATTATTAGCAGAATTTGCATTGTATGCAATTGCAATTGCATCATTGTTTAGTTTGATTGCACTTATACTTGAATTATTATTTGGTAAGATTGTTGGCTCAGGTACCGTCCAAGAATCCCCATAATCCTCCGATTCACTTCTATAAATATAATCCGCAAATCTACTTCTCATAAATGCCACTAAATGACCAGCTTCTAATTCAATAACATTGGCATGTACTCGGCCGTTACTTTCAGGCATGCGTACTTCTTTCCACGTTAGTCCCTCATCATCTGATACTTGAAATACTGTAGGATCGTTTGTAAGACCTAATTTTGAATCTTCACATACCCATGTGCTAAATATCCATCTACCATTACTTAATACTTGAATTGTTTGTCTGGCAAAGACACCAGACTGACTAAATAATACTTCTGGTTCAGTCCAATTCTCACCATTGTCATAGGTTTTCTGATATTTGATAATCGACGTAAACTGCATATTATCTTTATCTGGTTGTCGGCCTTCCTGAGAAGTATATATTAACCAGACCGATTTATCTGGTGCGTGGAAAAATGATGGATTTTGCTCACTACGAGTATCATCTCGCGAGATAATTTTCGGTTCATTCCACTCTTGAGTTTCATGATTAAATTTTGATAATACAATTGAAATATCAGGACTCCCCTCAAAGGAACCAGCAAACCATGCACATAATAAATCTCCATTTTCCAACTTAATAATAGTTGGTGCATGTGCAGTTGGAAAAGGACCAGACGGAATTAAAGAAAAATCAATATTTGTATAATCATTATGATATAATTTGCCGTTTGGAATGGACTCATTAACTACTAATTTATTATTACTCATACTAATCACCCTAATCACCTTATCTTTTTAAATTTAATGCCTGCCCTAATTAGTGCTTTATTGAATACTGAGACTTTACGTCCATTGTGAAGCAGACAAATATAGGCTAAACCTTTAATGATTTTTGGTCCACCTTTTTTTGCATTATATTCAATATCGACTACTATTTAGTGATCATGCTATATATTCTAATCTGTCGATAACCATCATCATCTTAAAAGCTCTCTATATTCATTTAATCCACCTTAGTAAGGGGTTACATTTTTAGTGTAGCTATTTTGATATTACCGCCCGATACCAATGGTCTGTGTTTTCTAGGGAACTTAAAATTATTTCTAAGTGCTAAATGTCCAAATGAGCCCAAATCAATCAATTCAGTATACACAAAGAAATTTCCCATTAAGTTCCCTTAAAACTTTCTTTTTCATATCCTTAATTGCAAACTTCTTTTGGAGACAAATCAGCAGCAGATTGGATGGCTGCAAGCATACTTCTTTCATCAGCAATATTTTTTCCGGCAATATCAAATGCAGTGCCATGGTCTACAGAAGTACGAATAACACCACCATTTAAACCAACCGTGATATTAACACCTTCTTCTAAACCCAGTACCTTTATTGGCACATGGCCTTGATCATGATAACAGGCAACAACAAGATCAAAATCACCACGAACCGCTCGGAAAAACACCGTATCTGCAGGGTGTGGACCGCTTACATTTATTCCTTCAGCAATTGCCTGCTCAATTCCCGGAACTAGTTTTTCTTCCTCTTCTCCTTCTCCAAACAAGCCATTTTCACCCGCATGTGGATTAATTCCGCAAACTGCAATTCTTGGATTTATATAACCCGCACGTGTTAGTGTTTCGTGGGCAAGTTTCACCACTTTATACGTCCGTTCTGGTGTAATAGACTGAACCGCTTTAATCAGGCCAACATGTGTGGTCAAATGGATGACCTTTAATTTAGGTGAAGATAACATCATTGAATAATCCACCGTTTCTGTTAATTCTGCAAGAATTTCGGTATGTCCCGGATATAGATGTCCTCCCTTATGAAGGGCTTCTTTATTTAATGGTGCGGTACAAATTGATTGAATCTCTTTATTCATCGCCAGTTCAACAGCCATCTTCAAATATTGAAAGGCTGCATCTCCCGCTTGTGGTGATAACTCTCCAAATGGTAGATCAGCAGGTAGTAAATTTAGATCGATACAATCAATCCTGCCAAATTGAAATTTGCTTTCAGTGACAGATGCAACCTCCGCAACAGTTAATGGTGCTTGAGTAATACTAATGGCTCTTTTAATCATTTTAGCATCACCAATCACAACTGGTCTGCATATTTCATAAACAGTTGGATGGCCCAAGGCTTTCACGATGATTTCAGAACCCACTCCTGCGGCGTCGCCCATGGTAATCCCTATTATCGGCTTCATCATATTCCCTCCCATGAAGTTTATGTAATGCTTTCAACATGACTTCTTTAGAGCCAAAGTTTCCAGCTTTTGTTACAATGAAAAATTCTCTGTCAGTATATACCCGGCCAAGCGGGACACCTGATTCTATCTCATCCATTAAAATAAATTCATTCGCATTTAATTGAAGGAAAACTTGCTGAGCAGTATCTCCTCCAGTTAAAAATAGATACTTTAAATCATGATTACGGATCATTTCTGCCGCAAATTCACCTAATCTCATTGAGATTATATTACTGATTTTAACAGCATCATATCCCAGTTGCCCTCCAATTTTCCGGGTTTCATTCACATTATTCGAAGAGTATAACACTACATTTTTCCCTTGTGAAATGTCCTCTTTAGCCTCAGACAGGATTCGCATTAGTTCGATTGACTTCAAATTTTCGTCTTGCAAAACTTTAGCCGAATTCATTTCCAGTCCAACAGTATCTGAATTGTTCAAAAGGTGCTGCAGCTGAGACCTCCCTGTTTCACTAACACTACCAACAACCAAGAGAACTGGTTCACGATGGATTGGTAGAGTAAGTGCTTTTGGGATTTGTTTCATTCCGTATTTCTCCGGTAAATAATTCATTAAACCGGCAGAACCCACCCAAACGACGGAGAAATCCGTCTTGTGAATCAATTCCACTAACTTTTCTAAATCAGACTCTAAAACAGAATCAACCGTAATGTAAGAGACCTGATTGTTCTTAAAGGAAACCAATTTTTCCACAATCGTGTCATATCCTTGATGAATCTCTTGGAATGTAATATGCTCTACCTTTCGCTTCGATTGATTCTCTATTAATCTTTTAATTTCGGAATCCGTGACAGGTGTTTTTGGATCTTTTGCCACCTCGGTATTCTCCAACTTAACGGAATTTAAATAATGAATCCCATTGATGACTTTACGCCCATTCACCGGGAAGGCAGGGGCAATGATCACAAAATCCGGGCAAAATGCATCATAG carries:
- a CDS encoding four-carbon acid sugar kinase family protein produces the protein MRISVISDDLTGASDCGGQLVRFGLKVSVVVQEHDEKINDCDAVIYNTDSRSVTGEEAYERVKKVCDTIKSGPVDMVYKKIDSTMRGNIGEEINAIYDAFCPDFVIIAPAFPVNGRKVINGIHYLNSVKLENTEVAKDPKTPVTDSEIKRLIENQSKRKVEHITFQEIHQGYDTIVEKLVSFKNNQVSYITVDSVLESDLEKLVELIHKTDFSVVWVGSAGLMNYLPEKYGMKQIPKALTLPIHREPVLLVVGSVSETGRSQLQHLLNNSDTVGLEMNSAKVLQDENLKSIELMRILSEAKEDISQGKNVVLYSSNNVNETRKIGGQLGYDAVKISNIISMRLGEFAAEMIRNHDLKYLFLTGGDTAQQVFLQLNANEFILMDEIESGVPLGRVYTDREFFIVTKAGNFGSKEVMLKALHKLHGREYDEADNRDYHGRRRRSGF
- the pdxA gene encoding 4-hydroxythreonine-4-phosphate dehydrogenase PdxA; translation: MKPIIGITMGDAAGVGSEIIVKALGHPTVYEICRPVVIGDAKMIKRAISITQAPLTVAEVASVTESKFQFGRIDCIDLNLLPADLPFGELSPQAGDAAFQYLKMAVELAMNKEIQSICTAPLNKEALHKGGHLYPGHTEILAELTETVDYSMMLSSPKLKVIHLTTHVGLIKAVQSITPERTYKVVKLAHETLTRAGYINPRIAVCGINPHAGENGLFGEGEEEEKLVPGIEQAIAEGINVSGPHPADTVFFRAVRGDFDLVVACYHDQGHVPIKVLGLEEGVNITVGLNGGVIRTSVDHGTAFDIAGKNIADERSMLAAIQSAADLSPKEVCN
- a CDS encoding sialidase family protein — its product is MSNNKLVVNESIPNGKLYHNDYTNIDFSLIPSGPFPTAHAPTIIKLENGDLLCAWFAGSFEGSPDISIVLSKFNHETQEWNEPKIISRDDTRSEQNPSFFHAPDKSVWLIYTSQEGRQPDKDNMQFTSIIKYQKTYDNGENWTEPEVLFSQSGVFARQTIQVLSNGRWIFSTWVCEDSKLGLTNDPTVFQVSDDEGLTWKEVRMPESNGRVHANVIELEAGHLVAFMRSRFADYIYRSESEDYGDSWTVPEPTILPNNNSSISAIKLNNDAIAIAYNANSANNPEKGKVAWPGLRNPVVVSVSEDGGNTWPIGRIIEYAEGYIGAENKTNNSQFEYPTIYQDGKGLLHLVYAYKNRLCVKYNSFSIEDIYGEKRENEGVYNPTSGEIN
- a CDS encoding SLC13 family permease, encoding MTTEMILALGILILMIVMIMSDKFAFGAPPLLASLLLVVTGLSTVQEAFAGFVNPSVIMVAGFMVVMAGLMKTSLIGRVQSSMLALVNKGGYKSYAFLLVVVMLGASLAGTGSTGYYVLILSLISTIPYNKKMPTSKLMMPLGFATNHPLIPFNVALLYGVTVSVLETAGYTGGLSMSKFAVVNFILALGFLVWSLVAYRLLPDHSITEHSEYDEVAVTTEIVTMPKWKEYCTIAAFIVSVVGMMLMNVLDNAAYVIPGLAGAFLLIINVLDFKEVRDNMGAPVILMMAGVIGVADALANSGFTAMIGDFVAKSLGTDIHPFILIFIFALLTSTCATFTGSNMGAVYIFAPIAIATSISLGLNPAAAAIAVVISGWNGGYMPVDGMPAMILGMGKYKLPQFWLFTVPMYLIRIFALCVGAIIMFPVN